A region of the Brachybacterium sacelli genome:
TCGACGGCGCCGACTGCCAGGTGCTCAGCGGCGGCGAGAGCGGGGCGACGAAGCGCGGCATCTCCTGCCAGGGCGAGGAATTCGGCCTGCTCGTGCACGGTGCGACGGACCGCGAGGAGCTCCAGGCCCTGATGGAGCGGGCACTCGCCGGCGTGCGGGAGTGAGACATGCGGGAGTGACCCGCGCGGTCACTCTCCCTGTCGGCGCGCGCTGACGGCCTCGTCGAGACGCTCGCGCGCCCCGTCGAGCCACTGCTGGCAGCGACGGGCGAGCATCTCCCCGCGCTCCCAGAGACCGATCGAGTCCTCGAGCCCGCCCTGCCCCGACTCCAGGCGGCGCACCACCTCGACCAGCTGGTCCCGCGCGGCCTCGTAGGACAGCGCGGCGATGTCCGGAGGCAGCTGGACGTCCTCGGTCGGGGTGACCTCGGGCGCCTGCGCGGCGGCGTCCTCGACGACGTCGGCAGGATCCGCTGCGTCAGCCGCATCGGCGGGTGAGCTCTCGGCGGGGGACTGGGTCATGACGACTCCTCGGGTGGGGCGGACGGTCGGGGGCGGGAACGGAGATGGGTCGAGCCCTCAGGCGGCCGGAGGTATGTATGGGTCCGTCTCGGTGCGCTCGACGCCGAAGCGGCCGCCGGCCACCCGGACCGAGAGCGCCTCGCCCACGGAGGTGGCCTCGGGGGCGCGCACGATCGTCCCGTCCGGGCTCTGCACCACGGCGTAGCCCCGCTCGAGAGTGGCCAGCGGGCTGAGGGAGCGCACCTGGCGGCCGAGATGGTCGACCTCGTCGGCCGCCCGATCCAGGCGGGCCCCGACCAGGGTGCGAGCCAGGGCGATCCGGGAACGGATCTCGTCGGCACGGCCGGCCAGGATGGTGGAGGGGTCCTCCAGCACGGGCCGGGAGCGCAACGCGTCCAGCCCGGACTGCTCGCGCTCCAGACGGGCGCGGATCGCCGATCGCAGCCGAGTGCGTCCCAGGTCCAGCTGTTCCAGCTCGGCCTGGATGTCCGGCACCACCCGCTTGGCGGCGTCGGTGGGGGTGGAGGCGCGCACGTCGGCCGCGAGATCGATCAGCGGGGTGTCCACCTCGTGGCCGATCGCGGAGACGATCGGGGTGCGGGCGCCGACGACCAGGCGGGTCAGCTGCTCGTCGGAGAAGGGCAGCAGGTCCTCGAGGGAGCCGCCGCCGCGGGAGACGATGATGACGTCGACGTCCTCGCGCTCGTCGAGCTCACGCAATGCGGCGGAGACCTCCCGCACCGCCTTGTTCCCCTGCACCGCGACCTCGCGGATCTCGAACTGCACGGCCGGCCAGCGGCGACGGGCATTGACGACCACGTCACGCTCGGCCGCCGATTCGCGTCCGCAGATCAGCCCCACCGCTCGCGGCAGGAACGGCAACGGCTGCTTGCGGGAGGCCTCGAACAGACCCTCCGCGGTCAGCACCCGCTTGAGCTGCTCGAGTCGGGCCAGCAGCTCACCGAGTCCGACCGGACGGATGTCGTCGGCCTCGAGCTGCAGACTGCCCCGCTTGGTCCAGAAGGTGGGCTTGGCGTGGACCACCACGCGCGCGCCCGGGACCGGTTCGATCGACAGGCCGCGCAGCACGTACTCACGCACCGGCACCGAGAAGGACATGTCCACGTCCACGTCCCGCAGCGTCATGAAGGACAGCCCTGCGCCGGGGCGCCGATTGAACTGCACGATCTCGCCCTCGACCCACAGCGGCGACATGCGGGCGACGTACTCACCGACCTTCACCGACAACTGTCGCAGCGGCCACGGATTCTCCGCCGTGGTCCCAGCGGCGGTCGGAGCCGGTGCCGGACGCGGCGTCCCGCCGTCGGTGTCCTGCTCGGACGTGCTCTCGGTCATGGGCACCACTGTGGCACGACGGGCGGACACCTCGCGCGTCCTCCCCGGATTGGGGACGGAGCCTTCCTGGGGAGGGCGGGTCCGTCCCGAGGTCGGCGGTGGGCCTGCGGGGGGCGGGGGATATCGGCATGATGGGCGCGTGAGCTCCCACACGCTGACCCGTCCACCGGTCGTCGCCTTCCTCGTGATCATGCTGGCGTCCCTCATCGCCCTCGCGCCCCTAGGGCTGCCGCGGGCGCACGCCGAAGGGTTCAACACCGGTCGTACTGCTCCGTCGATGCTGGTCATGGACGGCTCCGGGTCGATGTCCGCCGAGGATGTGGGCGGGCGCAGCCGGATGGAGGTCGCCAAGGAGGCGCTCACCACCCTCGTGCCGATGCTGCCCGAGGACGCGAACGTGGGACTGATGACCTACGGCAACTCGGATCCGGCGACGGCCGCGGATCAGGAGGCCGCCTGCCAGGACGTGAAGACGCTGGTGGAGCCCGACGGGCTGGACCGTGACGGGCTGCTCGAGGCGATCAGCGGGGTGAAGCCCTCGGGATACACCCCGATCGGGCTGTCCTTGCAGAAAGCCGCCGGCGCTCTCCCCGAGGCCGAGATGCGCTCCATCGTCCTGGTCTCCGACGGGATCGACGAGTGCGGCGGTCCGCCTCCGTGCGAGGTCGCCGCCGATCTGGCCGCGGCGCATCCCGA
Encoded here:
- the xseA gene encoding exodeoxyribonuclease VII large subunit is translated as MTESTSEQDTDGGTPRPAPAPTAAGTTAENPWPLRQLSVKVGEYVARMSPLWVEGEIVQFNRRPGAGLSFMTLRDVDVDMSFSVPVREYVLRGLSIEPVPGARVVVHAKPTFWTKRGSLQLEADDIRPVGLGELLARLEQLKRVLTAEGLFEASRKQPLPFLPRAVGLICGRESAAERDVVVNARRRWPAVQFEIREVAVQGNKAVREVSAALRELDEREDVDVIIVSRGGGSLEDLLPFSDEQLTRLVVGARTPIVSAIGHEVDTPLIDLAADVRASTPTDAAKRVVPDIQAELEQLDLGRTRLRSAIRARLEREQSGLDALRSRPVLEDPSTILAGRADEIRSRIALARTLVGARLDRAADEVDHLGRQVRSLSPLATLERGYAVVQSPDGTIVRAPEATSVGEALSVRVAGGRFGVERTETDPYIPPAA
- a CDS encoding exodeoxyribonuclease VII small subunit; translation: MTQSPAESSPADAADAADPADVVEDAAAQAPEVTPTEDVQLPPDIAALSYEAARDQLVEVVRRLESGQGGLEDSIGLWERGEMLARRCQQWLDGARERLDEAVSARRQGE